From Actinoplanes oblitus, a single genomic window includes:
- a CDS encoding IclR family transcriptional regulator domain-containing protein — protein sequence MTREPYYVQSLERGLAVIRAFDAEHRELTLSDVARQCGLTRAAARRFLLTLADLGYVRTDGRLFSLTPRVLELGYAFLGGLTLPEVAEPHMERLVGEVRESSSLSVLDGDDIVYVSRVPTSRIMRVAINVGTRFPAYATSMGRVLLAALPGAELDGYLARVELEPLTDRTISSPEALRAELDRVRESGHAVVDQELEEGLRAIAAPIRDRAGNAAGALNISVHAARATVETIRERLLPPLLAATAAIEADLRIATPHR from the coding sequence ATGACGCGGGAACCGTACTACGTTCAATCTTTGGAGCGTGGGCTGGCGGTGATCCGTGCATTTGACGCGGAACACCGCGAACTGACGCTCAGTGACGTCGCCCGCCAGTGTGGACTGACCCGGGCCGCGGCCCGCCGGTTCCTGCTGACCCTCGCCGACCTCGGCTACGTCCGCACCGACGGCCGGCTGTTCTCGCTGACCCCGCGCGTGCTGGAGCTGGGTTACGCGTTCCTCGGCGGACTGACCCTGCCCGAGGTCGCCGAGCCGCACATGGAGCGCCTGGTCGGTGAGGTGCGTGAGTCGTCGTCGCTGTCCGTGCTGGACGGTGACGACATCGTCTACGTCAGCCGGGTGCCGACCTCCCGGATCATGCGCGTGGCGATCAACGTCGGGACCCGCTTCCCGGCGTACGCCACCTCGATGGGCCGGGTGCTGCTGGCCGCGCTGCCCGGGGCGGAGCTGGACGGGTACCTGGCGCGGGTCGAGCTGGAGCCGCTCACCGACCGTACGATCAGCTCTCCCGAGGCGCTCCGGGCCGAGCTGGACCGGGTCCGGGAGAGCGGCCATGCCGTCGTCGACCAGGAACTCGAGGAGGGGCTGCGGGCGATCGCCGCGCCGATCCGGGACCGCGCCGGCAACGCCGCCGGTGCGCTCAACATCTCCGTGCACGCGGCCCGGGCCACCGTCGAGACGATCCGGGAGCGGCTGCTTCCGCCGCTGTTGGCGGCCACCGCGGCGATCGAGGCGGACCTCAGGATCGCGACGCCGCACCGGTAG
- a CDS encoding ABC transporter substrate-binding protein encodes MRRRLIAGLALAVVASTVAACGSDKDSSGSGGSSGGVDKVKVGVIPIIDVAPLYLGQSKGFFKNRNIELTMEAGQGGAAIVPGVVSGEFQFGFSNLTSLMIAQTKNVPIKAVAAGVASTNAQGKDFGAVVVKAGSPIKTAKDLAGKKVSVNTLKNIGDTVTRESVRKAGGDPSNIQFVEMPFPNMQAALEKGDIDAAWVVEPQLSTIKAAGGREVASTFVDAAPNLTIAAYFTSQKLLSENADLAKRFTEAVNESLTYADGHPDEVRQVLSTYTKIDEKTRAAVVLPKWPVEINKTSAQTLAELGTKDGIFASAPDLNKLLP; translated from the coding sequence ATGCGGCGGCGTTTGATCGCAGGCCTGGCCCTGGCCGTGGTGGCCAGCACGGTGGCGGCCTGCGGGTCCGACAAGGACTCGAGCGGCTCCGGCGGCTCGTCCGGCGGTGTGGACAAGGTGAAGGTCGGCGTCATCCCGATCATCGACGTCGCCCCCCTCTACCTGGGCCAGTCGAAGGGCTTCTTCAAGAACCGCAACATCGAGCTCACCATGGAGGCCGGCCAGGGCGGCGCGGCCATCGTGCCCGGTGTGGTCAGCGGCGAGTTCCAGTTCGGCTTCTCCAACCTGACCTCGCTGATGATCGCGCAGACCAAGAACGTACCGATCAAGGCGGTCGCGGCCGGTGTCGCGTCGACGAACGCGCAGGGCAAGGACTTCGGCGCGGTGGTGGTCAAGGCCGGCAGCCCGATCAAGACCGCCAAGGACCTGGCCGGCAAGAAGGTCTCGGTGAACACGCTGAAGAACATCGGTGACACCGTGACCCGCGAGTCGGTGCGCAAGGCCGGCGGCGACCCGAGCAACATCCAGTTCGTCGAGATGCCGTTCCCGAACATGCAGGCGGCCCTGGAGAAGGGCGACATCGACGCGGCCTGGGTGGTCGAGCCGCAGCTCTCCACGATCAAGGCGGCCGGCGGTCGCGAGGTGGCCTCGACCTTCGTGGACGCCGCGCCGAACCTGACCATCGCGGCCTACTTCACCTCGCAGAAGCTGCTCAGCGAGAACGCCGACCTGGCCAAGCGCTTCACCGAGGCGGTCAACGAGTCGCTGACCTACGCGGACGGCCACCCGGACGAGGTGCGCCAGGTCCTGAGCACCTACACCAAGATCGACGAGAAGACCCGCGCCGCGGTGGTCCTGCCGAAGTGGCCCGTCGAGATCAACAAGACGTCCGCGCAGACGCTCGCCGAGCTCGGCACCAAGGACGGGATCTTCGCCAGCGCTCCGGATCTGAACAAGCTGCTGCCGTGA